The Boseongicola sp. DNA segment CTGCCAGGATTTGGGCACTGCTTTGAAGTAGTCCAGCGAAGTCTGAGTTTTCGGATTGGCCAGTTCTGCAATCCAGCGGTCGCGGTAGATGTTGTCGGGATCAAATTTCTTCAACTGAGTTGTTGGATTGAAAATCCGAAAGAAGGGCGAAGCGTCCGGCCCCGACCCTGCTGCCCACTGCCAGCCCATTGCATTTGACGCCGGATCCCAATCCAACAGGCAATCAGCAAACCATTCCTGCCCAATGCGCCAGTGAGTCAGAAGATGTTTCGTCAGATAAGAGGCAACGATCATCCGCGCCCGGTTGTGCATGTATCCCGTGGTGTAGAGCTCACGCATGGCGGCATCGACGAAAGGTTCGCCTGTGCGCCCTTGCGTCCATGCCCGAACTTCGGGTGTTCTCGGGTCTTCGCCCCAAGGAAATGAATTCCATCCATCTCGCCAATTGTCTTTGACGATGTGGGGCGTGTGCCAGACCAGATGATACGCAAACTCGCGCCATACAAGTTCTTTCAGGAAGTGTTCAGCCCCATGTTTGCCTTCGCTTAAGGCACGCATACCCGAATGCCATATTACGCGCGGTGAGATTTCGCCCCAGGCCAAATTTTCACTAAGTCCCGACGTCGCAGGCTGTGAAGGAATATCGCGTTGTTCGCGATACGCACCGACAGAAGTGCTTAAAAACCGATCAAGTCGACCTTGCGCCGCCTCTTCACCAATAGCCACATGATTGGCGACTATCGCGGCACCACGTTGCATTCGGTCACGCAGACGCCATTCCGCCTGGTCATCAGATTGTGGCCAGTTGCCGGGGCTAGGTATACCAGTCGGCACCCTTAATGGGACATCGATTTGCCGGTCTTTCACGGCCCGCCAAAAAGGCGAATAAACGCGATAATACCCGTCAGCCTTGGTCTTAACGTCCCACGGTTCAAACAAAAGATGGCCCGGCACGCTTTTTGATGGAATGCCAATTTCTTCCAATGCCGATTTGACGTTTCGATCGCGGGCAACTTGATCGGGGTCATAGGCGCGTGACCAAAAAATGCCCGTTGCGCCGGTTTCGGCAGCCAAGTCTTTTAGAACCTGAAGAGCATTGCCCCGACGAAACGTCA contains these protein-coding regions:
- a CDS encoding deoxyribodipyrimidine photo-lyase, whose protein sequence is MDGSSPIIWWVRKDLRLSDNQALQCCLETGQPIIPVFILDEVFETYGACPLWRFGLGAKHFAETLGCIGSKLTFRRGNALQVLKDLAAETGATGIFWSRAYDPDQVARDRNVKSALEEIGIPSKSVPGHLLFEPWDVKTKADGYYRVYSPFWRAVKDRQIDVPLRVPTGIPSPGNWPQSDDQAEWRLRDRMQRGAAIVANHVAIGEEAAQGRLDRFLSTSVGAYREQRDIPSQPATSGLSENLAWGEISPRVIWHSGMRALSEGKHGAEHFLKELVWREFAYHLVWHTPHIVKDNWRDGWNSFPWGEDPRTPEVRAWTQGRTGEPFVDAAMRELYTTGYMHNRARMIVASYLTKHLLTHWRIGQEWFADCLLDWDPASNAMGWQWAAGSGPDASPFFRIFNPTTQLKKFDPDNIYRDRWIAELANPKTQTSLDYFKAVPKSWQMQPDDEYPMPIVELAAGRHRALDAYRSRDF